Proteins encoded together in one Laribacter hongkongensis DSM 14985 window:
- the ychF gene encoding redox-regulated ATPase YchF, which yields MSLKCGIVGLPNVGKSTLFNALTKAGIEAANYPFCTIEPNVGIVEVPDPRLDELSKIVNPQRVQPAIVEFVDIAGLVAGASKGEGLGNQFLANIRETDAIVNVVRCFEDPNIVHVAGKVDPIADIETIGTELALADLSAVEKALNREGKKAKAGDKDARALVAVLEKLVPHLDQGKPARSLELSPEELAIVKPLCLLTIKPAMYVANVAEDGFADNAHLDRLKALADAEGAPVVALCASIESEIADLDDADKTDFLAEMGLEEPGLNRLIRAGYKLLGLQTYFTAGVKEVRAWTIHVGDTAPQAAGVIHTDFERGFIRAQTISFADFIQYGGEAKAKEAGKMRAEGKEYVVQDGDVMNFLFNV from the coding sequence ATGAGCCTCAAATGCGGCATCGTCGGCCTGCCCAATGTCGGCAAGTCGACCCTCTTCAACGCCCTGACCAAGGCCGGCATCGAAGCCGCCAACTACCCGTTCTGCACCATTGAACCCAACGTCGGCATCGTCGAAGTGCCGGACCCGCGCCTGGACGAGCTGTCGAAAATCGTCAATCCGCAGCGCGTGCAACCGGCCATCGTCGAATTCGTCGACATCGCCGGGCTGGTCGCCGGTGCCAGCAAGGGCGAAGGGCTGGGCAACCAGTTCCTCGCCAACATCCGCGAGACCGACGCCATCGTCAACGTGGTGCGCTGCTTCGAAGACCCCAACATCGTCCATGTGGCCGGCAAGGTCGACCCGATCGCCGACATCGAAACCATCGGCACCGAGCTCGCCCTGGCCGACCTGTCGGCAGTGGAAAAAGCCCTCAACCGCGAAGGCAAGAAAGCCAAGGCCGGTGACAAGGACGCCCGTGCACTGGTCGCCGTGCTGGAAAAGCTGGTGCCGCACCTTGACCAGGGCAAGCCGGCCCGCTCGCTGGAGCTGAGTCCGGAAGAGCTGGCCATCGTCAAGCCACTGTGCCTCCTGACCATCAAGCCGGCCATGTACGTCGCCAACGTGGCGGAAGACGGTTTTGCCGACAACGCCCACCTTGACCGCCTGAAGGCCCTGGCCGATGCCGAAGGTGCTCCGGTCGTGGCCCTGTGCGCCTCGATCGAATCGGAAATTGCCGACCTTGACGATGCCGACAAGACCGACTTCCTCGCCGAAATGGGTCTGGAAGAGCCGGGGCTCAACCGCCTGATCCGCGCCGGCTACAAGCTCCTCGGCCTGCAAACCTACTTTACCGCCGGTGTGAAGGAAGTCCGCGCCTGGACCATCCACGTGGGCGATACCGCCCCGCAGGCTGCCGGCGTGATCCACACCGACTTCGAACGCGGCTTCATCCGCGCCCAGACCATTTCGTTTGCCGACTTCATCCAGTACGGCGGCGAAGCCAAGGCCAAGGAAGCCGGCAAGATGCGCGCCGAAGGCAAGGAATACGTGGTTCAGGACGGCGACGTAATGAACTTCCTGTTCAACGTCTAA
- a CDS encoding inositol monophosphatase family protein, which produces MHPMLTIAVKAARRAANIMQRASSNLDLIRAEQKQHNDFVSEVDRAAEAAIIEIIREAYPTHAILAEESGGAALDGEFVWIIDPLDGTTNYLHGYPQYAVSIALAQRGQVTQAVVYDPNRNDLFTASKGSGAFLNDRRIRVSKRISLTDSLVATGFPVSDLSYLDSYLAMFVDMLKKTAGVRREGAASLDLCNVACGRVDGFWELNLKPWDIAAGSLIVQEAGGIVTDLFGEQGWLESGDIVAGNPKVLAQMLHALAPHVRH; this is translated from the coding sequence ATGCATCCGATGCTGACGATCGCGGTCAAGGCCGCTCGCCGTGCTGCCAACATCATGCAGCGCGCGTCAAGCAATCTTGACCTGATCCGCGCCGAGCAGAAACAGCACAATGACTTTGTGAGCGAGGTGGACCGCGCTGCCGAAGCAGCCATCATCGAGATCATCCGGGAGGCTTATCCCACTCACGCCATTCTAGCCGAGGAGTCGGGCGGTGCCGCGCTGGATGGTGAATTCGTCTGGATCATCGATCCGCTCGACGGCACCACCAACTACCTGCACGGCTATCCGCAGTATGCAGTGTCGATTGCCCTGGCCCAGCGCGGCCAGGTGACCCAGGCCGTGGTCTATGACCCGAACCGCAACGACCTGTTTACCGCATCCAAGGGTTCCGGTGCCTTCCTGAATGACCGCCGCATCCGTGTCAGCAAGCGCATCAGCCTGACCGACAGTCTGGTTGCCACCGGTTTCCCGGTCAGCGACCTGAGCTATCTCGACAGCTACCTTGCCATGTTTGTCGACATGCTTAAAAAGACCGCCGGCGTGCGCCGCGAAGGTGCGGCCTCGCTGGACCTGTGCAATGTGGCCTGCGGTCGCGTCGACGGTTTCTGGGAACTCAACCTCAAGCCGTGGGACATCGCAGCCGGCAGCCTGATCGTGCAGGAAGCCGGCGGTATCGTGACCGACCTTTTCGGTGAGCAGGGCTGGCTGGAATCGGGCGACATCGTGGCCGGCAACCCGAAGGTACTGGCCCAGATGCTGCACGCACTGGCTCCGCACGTCCGTCACTGA
- a CDS encoding RNA methyltransferase: MPKPEVPDFLRNVRVVLARPSLPANIGSAARAMKTMGLTRLYLVSPRRFPDPEADTLASGAVDVLQQAVVTGSLGEALDGVALACALTSRKREITTPLAAPRIACAELLDAARQGQQVALVFGNETFGLSIEEAGQCNRLVTIAGNPDYFSLNLAQAVQVMSYELFSQLDFPLDHLRFQTERASRDEVEGLYGHLDHTLSGIGFYERRNSERLMRRLRTLFDRADLERQEIDILRGILKQVERKTGLVPDPTRRDNES; encoded by the coding sequence ATGCCGAAACCCGAAGTCCCTGATTTTCTGCGCAATGTTCGCGTCGTGCTCGCCCGCCCCTCGCTGCCGGCCAATATCGGCAGCGCCGCCCGTGCGATGAAGACCATGGGGTTGACCCGCCTGTATCTGGTCAGCCCCAGGCGCTTTCCCGATCCCGAAGCCGACACGCTGGCCTCGGGTGCCGTCGACGTGCTGCAACAGGCCGTCGTCACCGGCTCGCTGGGCGAAGCACTGGACGGCGTGGCCCTGGCCTGCGCCCTGACCAGCCGCAAGCGCGAAATCACCACCCCCCTGGCCGCCCCGCGCATCGCCTGCGCCGAACTGCTCGACGCCGCCCGCCAGGGACAGCAGGTGGCACTGGTATTCGGCAACGAAACCTTCGGCCTGTCGATCGAAGAAGCCGGCCAGTGCAACCGGCTCGTCACCATCGCCGGCAACCCGGACTATTTTTCGCTCAACCTGGCCCAGGCCGTACAGGTCATGAGCTACGAGCTTTTCAGCCAGCTCGACTTCCCGCTCGACCACCTGCGCTTCCAGACCGAACGCGCCAGCCGCGACGAAGTGGAAGGACTGTACGGCCACCTCGACCACACCCTGTCCGGCATCGGTTTTTACGAGCGCCGCAACAGCGAACGCCTGATGCGCCGGCTGCGCACCCTGTTTGACCGTGCCGACCTGGAACGGCAGGAAATCGACATCCTGCGCGGCATCCTCAAGCAGGTGGAACGCAAGACCGGCCTGGTTCCCGACCCGACCCGCCGCGACAACGAAAGCTGA